The following are from one region of the Vitis riparia cultivar Riparia Gloire de Montpellier isolate 1030 chromosome 9, EGFV_Vit.rip_1.0, whole genome shotgun sequence genome:
- the LOC117922611 gene encoding O-fucosyltransferase 13 isoform X2, with protein sequence MRRDFCDGVGIARLLNATLVLPKFEVAAYWNESSGFADVFDVDYFIQQMDGYVKVVKDLPPEIASREPFRVDTSKRKGQFDYIESILPSLLEHHYISITPAMSQRRDRYPLYAKAALCQACYNALRLTKVLEEKGAELLQAIPKPFLSLHLRFEPDMVAYSQCQYPSLSPASLESVDAVRGDRKPWTGEMATIWRNRGKCPLTPSETAFILQALSIPTDTNIYLAAGDGLMEIEGLTSIYTNVFTKSSLLSGEDFTSMHGNTKAALDYYVSINSDSYIATYFGNMDKMVAAMRAFNRMSKTVFLSRRAFAEFTSQGLKGKELMEALWKVHGDDFGMGRGYALPDCFCEFKL encoded by the exons TTCTGCGATGGTGTTGGCATTGCTCGTTTGCTGAATGCAACTCTGGTTTTACCAAAGTTTGAAGTCGCTGCATATTGGAATGAATCAAG TGGTTTTGCAGATGTGTTTGATGTCGACTACTTCATTCAACAGATGGATGGCTATGTTAAAGTTGTTAAAGATTTGCCACCAGAGATTGCATCAAGAGAACCTTTTAGAGTGGACACAAGTAAACGGAAAGGCCAATTTGATTACATTGAAAGTATTCTTCCTTCTTTACTCGAACATCATTACATTTCAATCACACCAGCAATGAGCCAAAGAAGGGACAG GTATCCTCTGTACGCCAAGGCTGCCCTCTGTCAAGCTTGTTACAATGCATTACGCCTTACCAAAGTGTTGGAGGAGAAAGGTGCTGAACTTCTGCAAGCCATACCAAAACCATTTCTCTCCCTTCACCTTCGCTTTGAACCTGATATGGTTGCTTACAGTCAATGTCAGTACCCAAGCCTTTCACCTGCCTCCTTGGAATCTGTTGATGCTGTCCGAGGAGATCGAAAACCCTGGACTGGAGAGATGGCCACAATTTGGAGAAACCGTGGGAAATGCCCCCTTACCCCAAGTGAGACAGCTTTCATACTTCAAGCACTTTCCATTCCAACAGACACAAATATTTATCTGGCAGCTGGAGATGGTTTGATGGAAATTGAAGGACTAACTTCTATCTACACCAATGTATTTACCAAGTCTAGCCTCCTTAGTGGCGAGGATTTCACAAGCATGCATGGGAATACAAAAGCTGCACTGGATTATTATGTATCTATCAACAGTGACTCCTACATAGCTACGTATTTTGGAAACATGGACAAGATGGTTGCAGCAATGCGAGCTTTCAATAGAATGTCTAAAACTGTTTTCTTAAGTAGAAGAGCTTTTGCTGAATTCACTTCGCAGGGATTGAAAGGGAAGGAATTGATGGAAGCCCTGTGGAAGGTTCATGGTGATGATTTTGGCATGGGGAGAGGATATGCTTTGCCAGACTGCTTCTGTGAGTTCAAATTGTGA
- the LOC117922612 gene encoding EG45-like domain containing protein 2, which yields MGLWVVAILVALLCKEASLVHGDIGTANSYDPPYTPTRCNGNRQDQFPPGNLFVSVSEGLWDNGAACGRRYRLRCLSGAKKPCKDGTVDVKVVDFCSVRPCPSTLLLSNDAFAAISHSPSMKINVEYIQI from the exons ATGGGGCTGTGGGTGGTGGCCATCTTGGTAGCTTTGTTATGCAAAGAAGCAAGCCTGGTACATGGGGACATTGGCACTGCAAACTCCTACGACCCTCCTTATACTC CTACTAGGTGTAATGGGAACAGGCAAGATCAGTTTCCACCTGGCAATCTATTTGTTTCAGTGAGTGAAGGGTTGTGGGACAATGGTGCGGCCTGTGGGAGACGTTATAGGTTGAGGTGCCTGAGTGGAGCTAAAAAGCCATGCAAGGATGGAACAGTTGATGTCAAAGTGGTTGATTTCTGCTCAGTCAGGCCCTGCCCCTCTACGCTTCTCTTGTCCAACGATGCTTTTGCAGCCATTTCACACTCTCCTAGCATGAAAATAAATGTGGAGTACATACA GATTTGA
- the LOC117922199 gene encoding pentatricopeptide repeat-containing protein At1g52620 translates to MSKTLLCLIKSKAKPTPPSKPSLKPRIKNLVKDILEVLHTHNQWEENLQTRFSESEVLASDVAHLVLDRIRDVELGLKFFDWVSRGQYAGPINGFAYSSLLKLLARSRVFSEMEVVLENMRVEEMSPTREAMSIVIQAYSDSGLVEKALELYYFVLKTYTYFPDVIACNSLLNMLVKLGRIEIARKLYDEMLEIDGAGDRCVDNYSTCIMVKGFCKEGKLEEGRKLIEDRWGQGCIPNIIFYNTLIDGYCKKGDIETANGLFIELKLKGFLPTVETYGAIINGFCKKGDFKAIDRLLMEMNSRGLTVNVQVYNTIIDARYKHGHIVKAVETIEGMIECGCKPDIVTYNTLISGSCRDGKVSEADQLLEQALGKGLMPNKFSYTPLIHAYCKQGGYDRASNWLIEMTERGHKSDLVTYGALVHGLVVAGEVDVALTIREKMLERGVFPDAGIYNILMSGLCKKFKLPAAKLLLAEMLDQNVLPDAFVYATLVDGFIRNGNLDEARKLFELTIEKGMNPGIVGYNAMIKGYCKFGMMKDAMACINRMKERHLAPDEFTYSTVIDGYVKQHDLDGAQKTFREMVKMKCKPNVVTYTSLINGFCRKGDLHRSQKFFREMQACGLVPNVVTYSILIGSFCKEAKLIDAASFFEEMLMNKCVPNDVTFNYLVNGFSKNGTRAISEKGNEFQENKPMFLNFFGRMISDGWAPRSAAYNSILICLCQYGMFRTALQLSNKMTSKGCIPDSVSFVALLHGVCLEGRSKEWKNIVSCNLNERELQIAVNYSSILDQYLLQGTSEASVILQTMFEECQSHSKVGDNIQVSVS, encoded by the coding sequence atgtCTAAAACCCTTCTCTGTCTCATCAAATCCAAAGCCAAACCCACTCCTCCCTCTAAACCCTCTCTTAAACCCCGCATTAAAAACCTCGTCAAAGATATCTTAGAGGTCCTCCATACCCACAACCAATGGGAAGAAAACCTCCAAACCCGATTCTCCGAATCCGAGGTTCTCGCATCCGATGTTGCCCATTTAGTGCTCGATCGAATTCGTGATGTTGAATTGGGTCTAAAGTTCTTCGATTGGGTCTCCAGAGGACAGTATGCTGGTCCCATAAATGGGTTTGCGTATTCTTCGCTTTTGAAACTCTTGGCGAGGTCGAGAGTGTTCTCGGAGATGGAAGTTGTGTTGGAGAATATGAGAGTTGAAGAAATGTCACCAACCCGGGAAGCGATGAGCATTGTAATTCAAGCTTATTCAGATTCTGGGTTGGTCGAGAAAGCTCTTGAATTATACTATTTTGTGCTTAAAACGTACACTTATTTTCCGGACGTAATAGCTTGTAATTCGTTGCTTAACATGCTCGTGAAACTTGGTAGGATTGAAATTGCGCGCAAGTTGTATGATGAAATGCTTGAGATAGATGGTGCCGGAGATAGATGTGTTGATAATTATAGTACTTGTATAATGGTGAAGGGTTTTTGCAAGGAGGGGAAACTTGAGGAGGGTAGAAAGTTAATAGAAGATAGGTGGGGACAGGGTTGCATACcaaatattatcttttacaATACACTTATTGATGGGTATTGCAAGAAAGGTGACATTGAAACGGCTAATGGGTTGTTCATAGAGTTGAAATTGAAAGGGTTCTTGCCGACTGTGGAAACTTATGGGGCCATTATAAATGGATTTTGCAAGAAGGGGGATTTTAAGGCCATTGATAGGCttttaatggaaatgaattCAAGGGGTTTGACAGTTAATGTTCAAGTTTATAATACTATTATTGATGCTAGATATAAGCACGGTCACATTGTTAAGGCAGTGGAGACCATAGAAGGTATGATTGAATGTGGTTGTAAGCCGGATATTGTGACGTATAATACTCTAATTTCTGGTTCATGCAGGGATGGTAAGGTCTCGGAAGCTGATCAACTTCTAGAGCAGGCATTAGGGAAGGGATTGATGCCAAATAAATTTAGTTATACCCCTCTTATACATGCCTATTGTAAACAGGGAGGATATGACAGGGCTTCAAATTGGCTCATTGAGATGACAGAAAGAGGACATAAATCTGACTTGGTTACTTATGGAGCTCTGGTTCATGGCCTTGTTGTAGCTGGTGAGGTTGATGTTGCATTGACTATTCGAGAAAAGATGCTGGAAAGAGGAGTGTTCCCTGATGCGGGTATTTACAACATCTTGATGAGTGGTCTTTGCAAGAAATTTAAGCTTCCTGCAGCTAAGCTGCTGCTTGCCGAGATGCTTGACCAAAATGTTCTACCTGATGCATTTGTTTATGCCACTCTAGTGGATGGGTTCATTAGAAATGGCAACCTAGATGAGGCAAGGAAGCTATTTGAGCTCACAATTGAAAAGGGCATGAATCCTGGCATTGTTGGGTACAACGCCATGATTAAGGGCTACTGTAAGTTTGGAATGATGAAGGATGCTATGGCATGCATCAATAGAATGAAGGAACGACACCTTGCTCCAGATGAGTTCACTTATTCCACTGTAATAGATGGGTATGTAAAGCAGCATGACTTAGATGGTGCACAGAAGACGTTTAGAGAGATGGTGAAAATGAAATGCAAGCCAAATGTGGTTACTTACACCTCTCTGATTAATGGGTTTTGCCGCAAGGGAGACTTACATCGATCCCAAAAATTTTTCAGAGAGATGCAAGCTTGTGGTTTGGTGCCCAATGTGGTTACATACAGTATTCTTATTGGGAGCTTTTGTAAGGAGGCTAAACTTATAGATGCAGCCTCCTTTTTTGAAGAGATGCTCATGAACAAGTGTGTTCCTAATGATGTTACCTTTAATTATCTTGTAAATGGGTTCTCAAAAAATGGAACTCGCGCAATTTCTGAGAAAGGAAATGAGTTTCAAGAGAATAAGCCCATGtttctgaatttttttggaAGAATGATATCAGATGGATGGGCTCCAAGGTCTGCTGCTTATAATTCCATCCTTATTTGCCTTTGCCAATATGGAATGTTCAGAACTGCATTGCAGTTAAGCAACAAAATGACAAGCAAGGGCTGCATTCCAGATTCTGTTTCTTTTGTTGCCCTGCTACATGGTGTTTGCTTGGAAGGGAGATCAAAGGAATGGAAAAATATTGTTTCTTGCAATTTGAATGAGAGGGAGCTCCAAATTGCAGTTAATTACTCATCGATTTTAGACCAGTACTTGCTTCAAGGAACATCTGAGGCTTCAGTGATTTTGCAGACAATGTTTGAAGAATGCCAATCTCATAGCAAAGTAGGGGACAATATCCAAGTCTCAGTAAGTTAG
- the LOC117921440 gene encoding pentatricopeptide repeat-containing protein At1g80150, mitochondrial encodes MLSLRPIRRFCHAAAITAIAPVAETVTSAKSNCIKKPDKPLEEPALVKLKAERDPERLFQLFKANAHNRLVVENRFAFEDTVSRLAGAGRFDYIEHLLEHQKTLPQGRREGFIVRIIMLYGKAGMIKQAVDTFYDMHLFGCQRTVKSFNAALKVLTQSHDLEAIDLFLRDVPFKFGIELDVFSVNIVIKALCDMDILDKAYMVMIEMEKAGVNPDVVTYTTLMSAFYKNNRWEVGNGLWNLMVMKGCLPNLATFNVRIQYLVNRRRAWQANSLMGMMEYLGITPDEVTYNLVIKGFCQAGYLEMAKKVYSALHGKGYKPNVKIYQTMIHYLCKGGEFDMAYTMCKECMNRNWSLNVDTIYKLLEGLKGNGEIDKAKVLLKLARKRVPSFSKNQLGVFESVLSKKQ; translated from the coding sequence ATGCTCTCTCTGCGTCCCATTCGCAGATTCTGCCACGCCGCCGCCATCACCGCCATTGCGCCTGTTGCTGAAACTGTTACAAGTGCCAAATCAAATTGCATTAAAAAACCTGATAAACCCTTGGAAGAACCTGCCCTGGTCAAGCTTAAGGCCGAGCGAGACCCCGAAAGGCTATTTCAATTGTTCAAAGCTAATGCCCATAACAGGCTTGTTGTCGAGAACCGATTTGCATTTGAGGACACGGTTTCCAGGCTAGCAGGGGCTGGGCGGTTCGACTACATCGAGCATTTGCTTGAGCACCAAAAGACTCTGCCTCAGGGTCGGCGTGAAGGGTTCATTGTTCGGATTATAATGTTGTATGGTAAGGCTGGGATGATTAAACAAGCTGTTGATACTTTCTATGACATGCATTTATTTGGGTGTCAAAGGACTGTTAAATCATTTAATGCTGCCCTTAAGGTTTTGACACAAAGCCATGATTTAGAAGCCATTGATTTGTTTCTCAGAGATGTTCCTTTTAAATTTGGCATTGAATTGGATGTTTTTTCGgttaatattgttattaagGCTCTTTGCGATATGGATATATTGGATAAAGCATATATGGTCATGATAGAGATGGAGAAAGCTGGTGTAAACCCAGATGTTGTGACTTATACTACACTTATGTCCGCATTTTATAAGAATAACCGATGGGAGGTTGGCAATGGCTTGTGGAATCTTATGGTGATGAAGGGTTGTTTACCGAATCTTGCAACTTTTAATGTTAGGATTCAGTACTTGGTCAATAGGAGAAGAGCGTGGCAAGCTAATAGTTTGATGGGTATGATGGAGTATCTTGGAATAACCCCGGATGAGGTTACATATAATTTGGTCATCAAAGGGTTTTGCCAGGCTGGTTATCTTGAAATGGCAAAAAAGGTTTATTCTGCTTTACATGGGAAGGGTTATAAGCCCAATGTTAAGATCTATCAGACCATGATTCATTATCTTTGTAAGGGAGGAGAGTTTGATATGGCATACACGATGTGCAAAGAATGCATGAATAGAAACTGGTCTCTGAATGTGGATACCATCTATAAACTACTTGAAGGCCTTAAGGGCAATGGGGAGATTGACAAAGCTAAGGTGCTATTAAAGTTGGCTCGGAAAAGGGTGCCCTCATTTTCCAAGAATCAACTTGGTGTGTTTGAATCTGTATTGTCCAAGAAGCAATAG